The stretch of DNA AACAACTTTGTGCCTTAGTTAAGGATAGAGTAAAAGACAAAGGTATTCCACCTCAGAAGCCAACAGACTAGAATCACGCCAGTAGTTATAAAAAACTACCACTGCGCTAGTCGCTGCGTTCTGTCATGCTTCTAGGTTTGGCATGTTCGGTTACATGGCGGTTCCCGTGCTTATATTTTTATTTCAAATGAAAGAAAAACTACAAGCACTTCACGGCCCTAGTTTGTGTACCTTATAGGAGCTGTCAGGCTGCGGCTAGGTTATTTCTGTTGAAAATAAAAAGGTACTAGCCTTGCATAAAAAAACTCTTGGTCAAGAAAGGACCAGGAGTTTTTTTTATGTAGCTATCTATCACAGTGCTACTGTTTTTCTATCTAGCACCTGTCACTCCCTACACTTACGGTACATACAGCCTTTCAGGACTTTCGTCCACGTTTGGCTATGCTTTTGTGCTTTAGTAGCACAAGCCACCCCAGTTCCCTTCGGTCATACTCCGCTAGTTGCTACGTGATTTAATAGGAATGCCATTATTTTTGTTCCATTTTATTCCACAAAAATAAACTTTAATTATTTGTCATCGACCACTCCCTACGGTCGTACTCGATGCCAAAAATTAAAGGGAATTAGGAGTATGCTTGACGGGTTTTAGCATCACGAATAATCAAATCAATATAGTTGAAGATTTTATTTTTTTCTTCAGGGGGTAATTTTTCTATATCGTCTAGTCTTTCAACCATTCTTTTATCATAAGAGGCGTTGATCCCTTGACCAAGCAAAAAATCAACTGACACTTCAAAAATTTGGGCAAGTTTAGCAAGAACTTCTACAGAAGGAAGATTATCACCCCGTTCGTATTTGCCAATCATAATTCTTGAAGAACCAATTTTATCAGCCAACTCTCCTTGTGACCAATTTTTAGCCTTTCTTAGTTTAGAAATATTGTCTCCAATGTTTAACATATGATACTAAAGTTTAAGTTAGTTATCCAAATAATAGTAAAAATACAAAAAAAGTTTATCAAAAGAAAGTAATGTTTTTTGGATAATTGAAAAACAAAGAATACATTTGTATCACATGTTTATCATTTTGTTTTTTTTAATTTTTTCAAAAAGAAAACTTTTAGTCGGCTAGAAGGAGTTATAAACCTTCAATTAATGAGAATAGAAGAAATCAAAGAGCGGCTAAGCATAAAAGATGTCTTAGCGCATTATGGGATTACAGCCAACAAAAATAAGCACATCAATTGCCCATTTCATGATGACAAAACGCCAAGCATGAAAGTGTACGAAGCAACGAACACAGTATATTGTTTTAGTGGCAACTGCTCAACGCATGGGAAGAGCTTAGATGTGATCGAATTTGTGATGGAAAAAGAAGGGAGCAGCAAAGGTCCGGCCATTTTAAAATGTAAGGAGCTGTTGGGGCATCAAGAGCCGATAAAAAAGGAGCTTCGCCCGATGGATCAAATTTGGCAAGCCTTAAAAAAGAGTCTGAGCAGCAATGCGAAAGCAAAAAGTTATTTGAAAAGCAGGGGATTAAGCACTAGCAATGTAGGCTATCATAGTGGGCAACTAAAAAGAAGCAAACTAGCGGATCAAGCCAAGGCAGTAGGATTGATAACAAAAGATAATAACCCATGGGCGGCCAACTGCGTGATTTTTAGTCTAAAAAATGCAGTAGGTCAAGTGGTCAGTTTTTATGGAAGAAGTCTGGAGAGGGGCCACTATTATCAAAGTGGGCGTTGTGGATTATATCCAGCTTATCCAAGTAAAAAAGCGAAGCGTATAATACTAACAGAAAGCATTATTGATGCGGCGACATTGGGAGCAATGAAGGTTTTAAAAGCTTATGAAATCTTAGCCTTATACGGTACCAATGGGCTAACAGGCGAACACAAAAAAGCCTTGGAGGCTTGCAAGGAATTGGAGGAAATAATTTTGTTATTGGATGGGGATGCAGCAGGGCAAAAGGCAAGTAAAAAGTATCAAGAGGAGCTTCAAACTTTATTGCCAAGGGTGAAAATAAGAATCGTAGAGCTGCCAAAAGATACAGATGTCAACGAGCTATGGGCAAATCATTTGAGGGAAGATTTATTCTTGGACTTACTAAAAGTGGAAGCCCCCAAGCCCGTAAAAAATAAGCTAAATGTCAGCAATCCTA from Aureispira anguillae encodes:
- a CDS encoding helix-turn-helix domain-containing protein, whose translation is MLNIGDNISKLRKAKNWSQGELADKIGSSRIMIGKYERGDNLPSVEVLAKLAQIFEVSVDFLLGQGINASYDKRMVERLDDIEKLPPEEKNKIFNYIDLIIRDAKTRQAYS